In the genome of Nocardioides sp. NBC_00368, the window CGACTTCGGCGTAGGCCAGTGATCGGGTATGCGTATAGAGGTGCCTGATGGGATGTCTCCCGATGCCGCCGAGAGCTGGCCGCATCCGGAGCTGATCGAGTCCTTCCACGGTCGCTTCGACTTCGAGGCGCCACCGTCCCCTCCGGAGACCCCTGCCGACGCGGAGGCCGACGCCCGGTTCCGTACGGTGCTGGGCCGGTTCGCCTCCGGGGTCACCGTGATCACGGCGCAGACCGCCGAAGGGCCGGTCGGCATGACCTGCCAGTCGTTCTCATCGGTGTCGCTGCGGCCGCCGCTGATCCTGTTCGCGCCGACGAAGTCCTCGCGTGCCTGGGCCCGGATCCGCCGCGCCGGGCACTTCTCGGTCAACATCCTCGCCGCGGACCAGGAGGCGGTCTCGAACCAGTTCGCCTCGCGGGCCGCGGACAAGTACGCCGACATCTCCTGGACCCCCTCCGCCCATCACGGCGACCCGCACCTCTCCGGTGCGGTCGGCTACCTCGACTGCGCCGTCCACTCGGTCCATGAGGAGGGCGACCACTACCTCGTCGTCGGCCGCGTCCTCGACCTCGAGGAGGGCGCCGCGACCGAGCCGCTGCTCTTCTTCCGCAGCAACTACCGCGAGCTGGGCTGAATCGGGCCCGTCAGGGGAGCTCGTCCAGTCGTCGGATGGCGTCAGCCTCGTCCGGGTCGGGCCCGGGCTCGTCCAGGAACGCCCGGGTCACCTCGACGGCGACGTCCGGGGCGAGTCGCTTGAGGCTCATCGCCAGGACGTTGGCGTCGTTCCACAGCCGGGCGCCGCGGGCGATCCAGGGCTCCCAGGCCAGGGCCGCGCGGACGCCGGGGACCTTGTTGGCGGCGATCGCCGTGCCGGTGCCGGTCCAGCACATCACCACGCCGACGTCGGCGCGCCCCTCGACAACGGCCCGGCCGATGCCGGCACCGAGATCGGGCCAGGAGGTGGTGGTGAGGACCTCCACCTCGCCACGCCCACGCAGGTGGGCGAGCACCGCCCGCGTCGTCTCGTTCTCGTCGTCGGCACCGAACACGATCCGCATGCTCCACAACCTAGCGTCGGCAGCCACGGCCCGGGTGACGTCGGGGGGCCTTCGCCGAAATGGCGTTGCCGGCCTGCCGGCGACGTCTGGATACTCGACGCGGCGATCGCGTCCCCGGCTCGAGGAGATCAGATGAAACCCACGCGCGTTGTCCAGGGAGCAGGCTTGACCTTGCTCGTCGGATCGTTGCTGCAGATCGGACCGGCCGCCGTCGCGGCCCCCGCAGGTCAGGTCTCCACGATCATGGCGCCGGTCTCCGTGGAGGCTGCCGAGGAGACGGATCCGGAAGCGTTGCGCGCCGCGATCCAGGCCATCATCGACGACCCTGCGAGCGGGCGCACGGTGTTGGAGAAGGCGCACGAGGCGCTGGCGGACGGCAGCGTCGAGGCGATGACCTACTTCCTGGAGACCGGCCGAGCGATCGCGCAGTACGAGGATGATCGGGCGCGGGTGTTCCAGATCCTGGGTGATCCGAACACGGGCCCCGCGGAGCGAGCCGCGGCAGAAGCAGCCCTGGACGACGGCTCGGCCGAGGCGCTCGCCTACTTCTTGGAGACCGGACGCTGGGGTCCGCGCACCGAGGACAACCGGGTGAAGATCTTCCGGATACTCGGAGAGGCGGAGTCGGGCACGGCGGTACACCGAGCCGCGGAGGCGGCGCTTGACGACGGATCGGCGGAGGCACTCGAGGAGTTCCTCCAGACCGGTTACCGAGCGGCACTGTGGGAGGACTATCGCTTCGAGACCTTCCGGATTCTCGGCCGGGCCGAGGACGGAAGTGCTCTCGAGCAGGCCGCGATCGCGGCCTTGGAGGATGGCAGTTTCGAGGCCCTGCAGCACTTCGTCGAGGTGGGGCAGTACGAGGTCGGCTGATCCCATCGTCCGGACGGTGTTTCGCAAGATCCCAGATCGCTGGGCCTTGCGGGCGCCTCAGGCGTGCGTGGCCGGTCCGCCGGGTCCGGTCAGCTTCGCGCTGGGCTGGTCCTTGAGGCTGGTGGTGAGCTCCCAGGTGCGCTCGTAGCCGGTGTGGGCGATGCGCCAGCCCTGCGGCGTACGGACGTAGCGGTCCTCGTAGAAGGCGGCGCCCTCGAGGGCGAACTCGAAGGCGGGCGCGAAGACCTTGTCGTAGAGGTACCAGCGGCCGGTGGCGGCGTCGCCGTCGACCGTGATCTCGGGGTGGTGGAGGTGGTGCATCGTGATGATCTCGGCCGGCAGGTTGGTGCGCATGTAGTCGACCAGCTCGCCGGGCGAACCGAAGGAGAGGCCGGCGTAGTCGGCGGTGGCGTAGTCGCTGAAGCAGGTGGCGAACTCGTCCCACTGCTTGGTGTCGAGGAGGCGTACGTAGCGGAACTTGAGCTGCTCGATCTCCCTGATGTCACTCATGACCCGATCATGGCAGAACGTGTTCTATAAATGGGTCGGTCGTGGGCTTCCGTTCGGCCGTCGGTCGGTCAGATGTCACGACGTGGGCCGCCGTCGAGGTGCAGGATCGCGGTGTGGACGGGATGGTCGAGCTGCGTGAGCGGCGTGCGGCGCTGCTGGCGAACCCTCGCCTGACCTGGGTCTTCGGTGCAGAGGACCCGGGAGCGGTGATGCGGGAGGTCTGGGCCGACGAGATGCGGCTGCGTGTGCACGCCCCGCGAGCTCCCGCGGCCTCCGCTGCCGGGCGACCGATCGTGCTGGCCTTCCATGGCGGCGGCTGGTGCTGGGGCTCGCCCGAGCAGTCCCGCTGGATGGCCGGGCGGATAGCGGCCCGCACGGGAGCGGTCGTGGTCGCACCGGCTTACCGGCTGGCGCCGGAGCACCCCTATCCGGCGGCGGTCGAGGACTGCTGGACGGCGCTTCGCTGGGTGGTCGCCCATGCCGTCGACCTGGGCGGCGACGCCGACCGGATCGCGGTGCTGGGCGACAGTGCCGGCGGCACCCTCGCGGCGGTGACGGCTCTGCGCGCCCGCGACGAGGGTGGGCCCCGGATCCGTGGCCAGGTGCTCATCTACCCGGTCGTCGACCTCGTCGGCCTGCGCGGGCCCGGGCTCGGCGGGATCGTGGAGCACTACCTCGGCGGGGACGGGTCGCGCGCCGAGGAATGGGCGGTCTCGCCGCTGCGCGCGGCCTCCCATGCGGGCCTGCCGCCGGCGCTCATTCTCACCGCGCGGTTCGACCCTCTGCGCAGGCACGCCGAGCGCTACG includes:
- a CDS encoding nuclear transport factor 2 family protein, whose translation is MSDIREIEQLKFRYVRLLDTKQWDEFATCFSDYATADYAGLSFGSPGELVDYMRTNLPAEIITMHHLHHPEITVDGDAATGRWYLYDKVFAPAFEFALEGAAFYEDRYVRTPQGWRIAHTGYERTWELTTSLKDQPSAKLTGPGGPATHA
- a CDS encoding ALF repeat-containing protein, which translates into the protein MTLLVGSLLQIGPAAVAAPAGQVSTIMAPVSVEAAEETDPEALRAAIQAIIDDPASGRTVLEKAHEALADGSVEAMTYFLETGRAIAQYEDDRARVFQILGDPNTGPAERAAAEAALDDGSAEALAYFLETGRWGPRTEDNRVKIFRILGEAESGTAVHRAAEAALDDGSAEALEEFLQTGYRAALWEDYRFETFRILGRAEDGSALEQAAIAALEDGSFEALQHFVEVGQYEVG
- a CDS encoding flavin reductase family protein is translated as MSPDAAESWPHPELIESFHGRFDFEAPPSPPETPADAEADARFRTVLGRFASGVTVITAQTAEGPVGMTCQSFSSVSLRPPLILFAPTKSSRAWARIRRAGHFSVNILAADQEAVSNQFASRAADKYADISWTPSAHHGDPHLSGAVGYLDCAVHSVHEEGDHYLVVGRVLDLEEGAATEPLLFFRSNYRELG
- a CDS encoding alpha/beta hydrolase, with protein sequence MVELRERRAALLANPRLTWVFGAEDPGAVMREVWADEMRLRVHAPRAPAASAAGRPIVLAFHGGGWCWGSPEQSRWMAGRIAARTGAVVVAPAYRLAPEHPYPAAVEDCWTALRWVVAHAVDLGGDADRIAVLGDSAGGTLAAVTALRARDEGGPRIRGQVLIYPVVDLVGLRGPGLGGIVEHYLGGDGSRAEEWAVSPLRAASHAGLPPALILTARFDPLRRHAERYAAALRTAGVEVALHCPTLATHAYLTLPGISPASRAGLARVMTFLNQVLGGN
- a CDS encoding RpiB/LacA/LacB family sugar-phosphate isomerase, whose translation is MRIVFGADDENETTRAVLAHLRGRGEVEVLTTTSWPDLGAGIGRAVVEGRADVGVVMCWTGTGTAIAANKVPGVRAALAWEPWIARGARLWNDANVLAMSLKRLAPDVAVEVTRAFLDEPGPDPDEADAIRRLDELP